Proteins encoded in a region of the Enterococcus gilvus ATCC BAA-350 genome:
- the mgtA gene encoding magnesium-translocating P-type ATPase: MKQQKIKPNKTNYSLFAKKTPQSLFETFETSSLGLLEDQIEESREAFGENRIPHKKSTPLIVEVLKAYITPFTLVLIALGLISFITEGILPEPGEKDFFGSGIILVMVLISGTMTLIQSVRSNKAAEKLKSLVKVTATVRRNKHYKEIPMEEIVCGDLVKLSAGDMIPADIRLVSSKDLFISQSALTGESYPVEKCAGKIETKQNAETGYDNLVFMGSNVISGSAEGIVIATGARTLFGDVAESLAATPIQTSFELGIRKTSFLFIKFMALMAPTVIVINGFTKGDWMEAFLFGLSVAVGLTPEMLPMIVTTNLVKGATGMAKNGTIIKNLNAIQNFGAIDVLCTDKTGTLTQDKIILEYHLDCDGEEDNRVLKHAYLNSYYQTGLKNLIDVAIIESTEQELDTSKIRYKKVDEIPFDFQRRRMSVVVEDQDGKTQMITKGAIEEMLEISSFVDFKGSVATLTAEIKQQVLNKVNELNEDGLRVIGVAQKTNPSVVGEFSTSDESEMVLIGYLAFLDPPKETTKQALHALKENGVDVKVLTGDNALVTQSVCKQVGLGAETIIHGEDLIHLSDDELSEIAEDYHVFVKLNPQQKQRITSLLRKNGHTVGFLGDGINDAPAMKAADVGISVDTAVDIAKESADVILLEKDLMILEKGILSGRETFGNIMKYIKATASSNFGNMFSVLVASSFLPFLPMLPLQILFLNLIYDISCISIPWDRMDKEYLEKPKKWTASSIGKFMIWLGPTSSVFDITTYLLMYFVICPAVVGGSYHSLSPEQQVAFVAIFHAGWFVESLWSQTLVLHALRTPYIPFIQSRGSFIMTAITTLGIVVGTLLPFTAFGQNLGLGILPNQYWLWLIVTIFAYLLLVTFVKKIYIQRYQELL; this comes from the coding sequence ATGAAACAACAAAAAATCAAGCCAAATAAGACAAATTACAGTCTATTTGCAAAGAAAACACCACAAAGTTTATTTGAGACATTTGAGACCTCGTCACTAGGATTATTAGAAGATCAGATCGAAGAATCAAGAGAGGCATTCGGTGAAAACAGAATTCCACATAAGAAATCTACGCCTTTGATCGTAGAAGTATTGAAAGCATATATTACGCCGTTTACGTTAGTATTGATTGCGTTAGGACTTATTTCCTTTATTACAGAAGGCATCCTGCCGGAACCAGGAGAAAAGGATTTTTTCGGCAGCGGAATTATATTAGTGATGGTGCTCATCAGCGGAACGATGACCTTGATCCAATCAGTTCGTTCGAATAAGGCTGCTGAAAAATTAAAGTCATTAGTAAAGGTCACTGCGACTGTTCGCAGAAACAAACACTATAAGGAAATTCCGATGGAAGAAATTGTTTGCGGAGACTTGGTAAAACTTTCAGCAGGGGACATGATCCCAGCGGATATCCGATTGGTTTCTTCAAAGGACTTATTTATTTCTCAATCCGCACTGACCGGTGAAAGTTATCCTGTCGAGAAATGTGCCGGCAAAATAGAAACAAAACAAAATGCGGAAACTGGCTACGACAATCTTGTGTTTATGGGAAGCAACGTAATCAGCGGAAGTGCAGAAGGAATCGTGATAGCAACAGGAGCGAGGACATTGTTCGGAGATGTGGCTGAATCGTTAGCAGCCACGCCGATTCAAACCAGTTTTGAGTTAGGTATTCGGAAGACATCATTTCTTTTTATCAAATTCATGGCATTAATGGCTCCGACAGTTATCGTGATCAACGGATTCACCAAAGGCGACTGGATGGAAGCATTCTTGTTCGGTCTATCCGTAGCAGTCGGCTTGACACCAGAAATGCTGCCGATGATCGTTACGACGAACTTAGTCAAGGGTGCTACCGGCATGGCTAAAAATGGAACCATCATTAAGAATTTGAATGCCATTCAAAACTTTGGTGCGATCGATGTACTATGCACAGATAAAACAGGAACATTGACCCAGGACAAGATCATTCTGGAATACCATTTGGATTGTGACGGAGAAGAAGACAACCGGGTTCTGAAGCACGCTTATCTAAACAGCTATTATCAAACAGGCTTAAAAAATTTGATCGATGTTGCCATTATTGAGTCTACTGAACAAGAACTTGATACGAGTAAGATTCGCTATAAAAAGGTAGATGAGATTCCTTTTGATTTTCAGCGGCGTAGAATGAGTGTCGTAGTAGAAGACCAAGATGGAAAGACGCAAATGATCACTAAAGGAGCCATCGAAGAGATGCTCGAGATTTCTTCTTTCGTTGATTTTAAGGGAAGTGTTGCTACACTAACTGCTGAAATAAAACAACAAGTCTTAAACAAGGTCAATGAACTAAATGAAGACGGGTTGCGGGTCATCGGTGTGGCTCAAAAAACCAATCCGAGTGTCGTAGGGGAATTCTCTACTTCTGATGAATCTGAGATGGTGCTGATCGGATATTTAGCTTTTTTAGATCCGCCAAAAGAGACCACTAAGCAAGCACTTCACGCATTAAAAGAAAACGGCGTGGACGTGAAAGTTTTGACAGGCGACAATGCGTTAGTCACGCAATCAGTATGTAAGCAAGTTGGTTTAGGTGCAGAAACCATCATTCACGGGGAAGACCTGATTCATTTAAGCGACGATGAATTATCTGAAATCGCCGAAGACTACCATGTTTTCGTTAAATTGAATCCGCAGCAAAAACAACGAATCACGAGTTTGCTACGAAAAAATGGCCATACGGTCGGCTTTCTTGGAGATGGGATCAATGACGCACCTGCGATGAAAGCAGCGGATGTGGGAATATCGGTCGATACAGCGGTGGACATCGCCAAAGAATCTGCGGATGTGATCTTACTTGAGAAAGATTTGATGATTTTAGAGAAAGGGATTCTTTCAGGAAGAGAAACATTCGGGAACATCATGAAATACATTAAGGCTACAGCCAGTTCCAATTTCGGGAATATGTTTTCAGTATTGGTTGCGAGCTCGTTTCTGCCATTCTTACCAATGCTGCCTCTGCAAATTTTGTTTTTGAATCTCATTTATGATATTTCCTGTATATCTATTCCATGGGATAGAATGGACAAGGAATATTTAGAGAAACCGAAAAAATGGACAGCATCGAGTATTGGAAAGTTCATGATTTGGTTAGGACCTACCAGTTCTGTTTTTGATATCACGACTTACTTACTGATGTACTTCGTGATTTGCCCAGCTGTAGTTGGAGGAAGCTATCATTCCTTGTCTCCTGAACAGCAGGTCGCCTTTGTCGCTATTTTCCACGCAGGCTGGTTTGTTGAATCCCTTTGGTCTCAAACGCTAGTCTTGCATGCGTTGCGAACACCTTATATTCCATTTATCCAAAGCAGAGGGTCCTTCATCATGACTGCGATCACGACTTTGGGAATCGTAGTAGGAACGCTTTTGCCATTTACAGCGTTTGGCCAAAATTTGGGCTTAGGCATTTTACCCAATCAATATTGGCTTTGGTTAATTGTTACGATTTTTGCTTATTTATTGCTGGTTACCTTTGTAAAGAAAATATACATTCAACGCTATCAAGAGCTGCTATAA
- a CDS encoding GNAT family N-acetyltransferase, with translation MRIEEIKMDKKRFLELLLLADEQENMIDRYLEDGRMFVLYDEEPKCEAVVIERSKTECELKNLATDPTHQGKGYGKAMIQFLFHEFLGRYETMYVGTGDVPATVDFYKKCGFRESHRLENFFTDNYDEPIIDHGVHLVDMVYLRADSRDRSSK, from the coding sequence ATGAGAATTGAAGAAATAAAAATGGATAAAAAAAGATTTCTTGAATTACTTTTACTAGCGGATGAACAAGAAAATATGATCGATCGTTACCTTGAAGACGGAAGAATGTTTGTTCTATACGATGAGGAGCCAAAGTGTGAGGCTGTCGTGATCGAACGAAGCAAGACTGAATGCGAACTAAAGAACCTTGCTACCGATCCAACTCATCAAGGAAAAGGCTACGGCAAGGCAATGATCCAATTTCTATTCCATGAATTTCTGGGGCGCTATGAAACGATGTATGTAGGAACCGGCGACGTGCCAGCAACGGTCGATTTCTATAAAAAATGCGGGTTTCGTGAATCCCATCGTTTAGAAAACTTTTTTACTGATAATTACGATGAGCCCATTATCGACCACGGCGTGCACCTAGTGGATATGGTCTATCTACGTGCGGATAGTCGTGACAGATCATCTAAATAA
- a CDS encoding GNAT family N-acetyltransferase, which yields MNTIKSVNKQALPALMTIWESSVHATHSFLSVEEIDALKPEVRNALLEIEHLYGYYAPNLIGFIGIENKKVDMLFVDASYRGQGIGKKLLQYALDTFHVGSVDVNEENRQGLGFYTHMGFQVDSRSALDGQGNPYPILHLKNDLEEDGHEN from the coding sequence ATGAATACAATTAAATCTGTCAATAAGCAGGCGCTCCCTGCTTTAATGACTATATGGGAATCGTCCGTGCATGCGACCCACTCTTTTTTGAGCGTAGAAGAAATCGATGCCTTAAAGCCTGAAGTGAGAAATGCATTATTGGAAATCGAACACCTTTATGGCTATTACGCCCCGAATCTCATCGGGTTTATTGGAATTGAAAACAAAAAAGTAGACATGCTGTTTGTCGATGCTTCCTACAGAGGACAAGGAATAGGAAAAAAATTGCTTCAATATGCGCTGGACACCTTTCATGTGGGTTCTGTGGATGTGAATGAGGAAAACAGACAAGGGTTAGGCTTTTACACACATATGGGATTTCAAGTAGACAGTCGATCAGCACTGGATGGTCAAGGGAACCCCTATCCAATACTGCATTTGAAAAATGATCTTGAGGAGGATGGACATGAGAATTGA
- a CDS encoding endonuclease/exonuclease/phosphatase family protein, whose amino-acid sequence MKLFLKILLGIFLAIVLVLGGYLIYLFASYDRLPDDITLKPKNHQNQTLEKNKTYRAMSHNIGYGAYPPSYSFFMDGGAYSRAYDKKTVEENMRGIVTTTEDIAPNFAFYQEVDQEGDRSQHVDEVAFLTDRLPTYNSLYGQNYDSSYLFYPFTDPIGQAKSGLVTLSQGEITSSKRYSLPIEKNFNKFFDLDRAFTVSRIPVNGGQEFIAINTHLSAFSKDRSIQAAQLKKIFDVMEKEYKKGNYVLVAGDYNHDVLGNSPDVFGTSKKRETWTHPFPKDQLPAGFHLPTGTLAEEKIPSARALNAPYKKGQTYTTLIDGFLVSDNINVKEVHVKDMHFKYSDHNPVYLDFSFN is encoded by the coding sequence ATGAAACTTTTTTTGAAAATTCTCTTAGGGATTTTTTTAGCAATCGTTCTTGTTCTTGGCGGATATTTGATTTATCTCTTTGCCAGCTACGATCGTTTGCCAGATGATATCACTTTAAAACCCAAAAATCACCAAAATCAGACGCTAGAAAAAAATAAGACCTACCGGGCAATGAGCCATAATATTGGTTATGGCGCGTATCCGCCTAGCTATAGCTTCTTCATGGATGGCGGCGCCTATTCCCGTGCTTACGACAAAAAGACGGTTGAAGAAAATATGCGAGGCATCGTCACTACAACAGAAGATATCGCACCCAATTTTGCCTTTTACCAAGAGGTCGACCAAGAAGGGGACCGTTCCCAGCATGTAGATGAGGTGGCCTTTCTGACGGATCGATTACCGACATATAATAGTCTTTACGGTCAAAACTATGATTCCTCTTACCTGTTCTATCCTTTCACTGATCCAATCGGTCAAGCAAAGTCAGGTTTAGTAACTTTGAGTCAGGGTGAAATTACAAGCAGCAAGCGTTACTCATTACCGATTGAAAAAAATTTCAACAAATTTTTCGATTTAGATCGTGCATTCACCGTTAGCCGCATTCCAGTCAACGGAGGACAGGAATTTATTGCTATCAATACGCACCTCTCCGCGTTTTCAAAAGACCGCTCCATCCAAGCAGCTCAATTAAAGAAAATTTTTGATGTGATGGAAAAGGAGTATAAAAAAGGAAACTATGTGCTGGTTGCTGGTGACTACAATCATGATGTTTTAGGAAACAGTCCTGACGTGTTCGGTACCAGCAAAAAACGGGAAACATGGACACACCCATTTCCTAAAGATCAGCTGCCAGCAGGTTTTCATCTTCCTACCGGTACACTGGCCGAAGAGAAAATACCTTCTGCCAGAGCGTTAAATGCGCCTTATAAAAAAGGACAAACCTACACGACCTTGATTGACGGTTTTCTCGTTTCTGATAATATCAACGTCAAAGAGGTGCATGTGAAGGATATGCACTTCAAGTATTCTGATCACAACCCGGTCTATCTGGATTTTAGTTTCAACTAG
- a CDS encoding GNAT family N-acetyltransferase: protein MIRFAKKEDGTAVAKLILVILKDMELDFLEEFGEEKALEVIAACFEDPTYRFGYARGLVEEIDGEIAGAVFGYPARKEPIIDLPLKDYLRSQGITEDIQMFIDPEAFPNEWYLDSIAVDEKFRGQGIGSKLLTAVDRLATHEGEKIIGLNVDQSNPNAKRLYLRDGFKDVGEVMISGHRYDHMQRKVKAFDRG from the coding sequence ATGATTCGATTTGCTAAAAAAGAAGATGGAACAGCAGTTGCTAAATTAATCCTAGTTATTTTAAAGGATATGGAGCTAGATTTTTTAGAAGAATTTGGAGAAGAAAAGGCGTTGGAAGTCATTGCTGCTTGCTTTGAAGATCCTACCTATCGCTTTGGATACGCGCGAGGACTGGTAGAAGAAATCGATGGCGAGATCGCCGGTGCAGTATTTGGATATCCTGCACGCAAAGAGCCGATCATTGACCTTCCGCTAAAAGACTATTTACGTTCGCAGGGGATCACTGAGGACATTCAAATGTTTATTGATCCTGAAGCGTTTCCGAATGAATGGTACTTAGATTCTATTGCTGTCGATGAAAAATTCCGCGGGCAAGGAATCGGTTCAAAACTACTTACAGCAGTGGATCGATTAGCGACACATGAAGGGGAGAAGATTATCGGACTGAATGTTGATCAATCAAACCCCAATGCCAAACGTTTGTATCTTCGAGATGGATTTAAAGACGTGGGTGAAGTGATGATCAGCGGTCATCGATATGATCATATGCAACGGAAAGTAAAAGCGTTCGATCGCGGATAA
- a CDS encoding LURP-one-related/scramblase family protein yields MTEFFIQEKQLSSMTRTIVKDNKGVPLYLMVGHWGRKGNVLSLYAMDGQIVAYIKQASVIFGRKFEIYYEQTRVGVLHKIFHWPGDFYYIQQLHWAVYGDIYNHKYKINHFNQPIMRMDKATLLTGDYYALDVIDPADAPICICVAAIMDYWLYNRNKHKEPETALEVTFSQN; encoded by the coding sequence ATGACCGAATTTTTTATTCAAGAAAAACAATTGAGTTCTATGACACGAACGATCGTCAAAGATAACAAAGGTGTGCCTCTGTATTTGATGGTAGGACATTGGGGACGTAAAGGAAATGTCCTTTCTCTCTATGCGATGGACGGTCAAATCGTAGCCTATATCAAACAAGCCAGCGTCATTTTTGGTCGTAAGTTTGAAATTTATTATGAGCAGACACGTGTGGGCGTCCTTCACAAAATTTTCCATTGGCCTGGAGACTTTTATTACATACAGCAGCTTCACTGGGCTGTTTATGGTGATATTTATAACCATAAATATAAGATCAATCACTTCAACCAGCCAATTATGAGAATGGACAAGGCCACACTTCTAACTGGTGATTATTATGCATTAGATGTCATTGACCCCGCAGATGCGCCTATTTGTATTTGCGTTGCTGCGATCATGGATTATTGGCTGTATAATAGGAACAAACATAAAGAACCAGAAACAGCATTAGAAGTAACTTTTTCGCAAAATTAA
- a CDS encoding Cof-type HAD-IIB family hydrolase — MIKLIASDMDGTLLNDQMQVPTANIEAIQKAQAQGIEFITATGRGMSHAKISLDEANIHVPMILLNGAHVVNAKRETIFTIPIGKKKTFEVMDMLEDAGLYYEIFTAEHVYSSNQPMRIEFFSEHILGKVPGMSKKMAIAASSRHLSLTPITFVKDIRQTLIDKKEEVLKIIAFDKDGPEQLKEVTGKLEKMGDLAIAASELTNIEINHVNAQKGIALKQFAEERGFTSDQVMALGDNFNDVSMLTYAGTSFAMGNAAPAIKKIANNVTDTNEENGVAKAIDRILSE, encoded by the coding sequence TTGATAAAACTCATTGCCTCTGATATGGACGGTACACTGTTGAACGATCAAATGCAAGTCCCAACAGCGAATATCGAAGCCATTCAGAAAGCTCAAGCTCAAGGAATCGAATTTATTACAGCAACTGGACGCGGAATGAGCCATGCGAAAATCTCTTTAGATGAAGCAAACATTCACGTACCGATGATTTTACTAAATGGTGCTCATGTCGTAAATGCCAAAAGAGAAACGATCTTTACTATTCCCATCGGCAAGAAAAAGACATTTGAAGTAATGGATATGCTTGAAGACGCCGGCTTGTATTATGAGATTTTCACGGCTGAACATGTATATTCTTCAAATCAACCGATGCGAATCGAATTTTTCTCCGAACATATTTTAGGGAAAGTGCCTGGAATGTCAAAAAAAATGGCGATTGCAGCTTCTTCACGCCATCTATCCTTGACTCCGATCACGTTTGTAAAAGACATTCGTCAAACCTTGATCGATAAAAAAGAAGAAGTACTAAAAATCATCGCTTTTGACAAAGATGGCCCAGAGCAGTTAAAAGAAGTGACTGGTAAACTTGAAAAGATGGGTGATCTTGCTATCGCTGCTTCTGAATTAACGAATATTGAGATTAATCATGTCAATGCTCAAAAAGGCATCGCTTTGAAACAATTTGCTGAAGAGCGTGGTTTTACCTCTGACCAAGTGATGGCCCTCGGTGACAACTTTAACGATGTGAGTATGTTGACTTATGCAGGAACAAGTTTTGCGATGGGCAATGCCGCACCGGCAATTAAGAAAATCGCCAACAATGTGACTGATACGAATGAAGAAAATGGTGTAGCGAAAGCAATCGATCGAATCCTTTCTGAATAG
- a CDS encoding uracil-DNA glycosylase, with protein sequence MKEIIHNDWQHVLADQFQAPYYLELREFLKDEYSTQRIHPDMYHIFEALELTPYDQVKVVILGQDPYHGADQAHGLSFSVQPGVKIPPSLRNIYQELQSDLGIPPVQHGNLVRWAEQGVLMLNTVLTVREGQAYSHRGKGWEQLTDAIIERLNEREKPIVFILWGKPAQEKIKMIDTTKHAIVKSVHPSPLSAHRGFFGSKPFSKANQFLEGWGEQPIDWQLPETV encoded by the coding sequence ATGAAAGAAATTATTCATAATGATTGGCAGCATGTATTAGCAGATCAATTCCAAGCGCCGTATTATTTAGAATTACGAGAATTTTTGAAGGATGAATATTCTACTCAGAGGATACATCCTGATATGTATCATATTTTCGAGGCTTTGGAATTAACCCCCTATGATCAAGTGAAAGTGGTGATCTTAGGACAAGATCCCTATCACGGCGCAGATCAGGCTCACGGCTTGTCTTTTTCCGTCCAACCAGGTGTGAAGATCCCGCCCTCTCTGCGTAATATTTATCAAGAATTGCAAAGTGATTTAGGGATTCCTCCTGTTCAACATGGGAATCTAGTTCGTTGGGCTGAGCAGGGAGTGCTGATGCTTAATACAGTATTAACCGTTCGTGAAGGTCAAGCGTATTCACATCGAGGAAAAGGGTGGGAACAGTTAACAGATGCCATTATCGAACGATTAAATGAGCGGGAAAAGCCTATCGTATTTATTTTATGGGGAAAGCCTGCACAGGAAAAAATCAAAATGATCGACACGACAAAGCACGCGATCGTAAAATCGGTTCACCCTTCTCCTTTGTCTGCACATCGCGGATTCTTTGGTTCAAAGCCATTTTCAAAAGCGAATCAGTTTTTGGAGGGGTGGGGCGAACAGCCGATTGATTGGCAGTTGCCTGAAACAGTGTAG
- the pta gene encoding phosphate acetyltransferase, giving the protein MELFDSLKFKIIRRNIKVAFPEATDARILGAASRLKAEELIEPVLIGNLAEIEKAAGARGIALSNFTIIDPDHFDRWDEMVESFVERRKGKVSKEDAEKILKDENYFGTMLTYMGITDGMVSGAIHSTGDTVRPALQIIKTKPGVSRTSGAFLMVRGRDQEKYLFSDCAINVNPTAQELAEIAVESAKTAELFDIEPKVAMMSFSTKGSAKSPEVEKVAEATTIAQELAPEFLIDGELQFDAAYIPGVAQLKAPESQVAGQATVFVFPELQSGNIGYKIAQRFGGFEAIGPVLQGLNKPVSDLSRGCNEEDVYKLSIITAAQSLMN; this is encoded by the coding sequence GTGGAACTATTTGACAGTCTTAAATTTAAAATTATTCGTCGCAACATTAAAGTGGCATTCCCAGAAGCAACAGATGCACGTATCTTAGGTGCTGCCTCTCGTTTAAAAGCAGAAGAATTAATCGAACCTGTATTGATTGGCAACCTAGCTGAAATTGAAAAAGCTGCGGGCGCACGTGGAATCGCTTTAAGCAACTTCACGATCATTGATCCTGATCACTTCGATCGCTGGGATGAAATGGTAGAATCTTTTGTTGAGCGTCGTAAAGGCAAAGTTAGCAAAGAAGATGCTGAAAAGATTCTTAAAGATGAAAATTACTTTGGCACGATGCTGACATACATGGGGATTACAGATGGTATGGTCTCTGGAGCGATCCATTCTACAGGAGATACTGTTCGTCCCGCCTTGCAAATCATTAAAACAAAACCAGGTGTCAGCCGTACAAGCGGAGCCTTCTTGATGGTTCGTGGTCGTGACCAAGAGAAATATTTGTTCTCCGACTGTGCAATCAATGTGAATCCAACTGCGCAAGAATTAGCAGAAATCGCTGTAGAATCAGCTAAGACTGCTGAATTATTTGATATTGAACCGAAAGTAGCAATGATGAGTTTCTCAACAAAAGGATCTGCTAAATCTCCTGAGGTTGAAAAAGTAGCGGAAGCCACAACAATTGCTCAAGAATTAGCGCCAGAATTTCTAATTGACGGCGAATTACAGTTTGATGCAGCGTATATTCCAGGTGTGGCACAATTGAAAGCGCCAGAATCACAAGTAGCTGGACAAGCAACTGTTTTCGTATTCCCAGAATTACAATCAGGAAATATCGGTTATAAGATCGCTCAGCGTTTCGGCGGGTTTGAAGCAATTGGTCCTGTCTTACAAGGATTGAACAAACCAGTGTCCGATTTATCACGTGGCTGTAACGAAGAAGATGTTTACAAACTTTCAATCATCACAGCAGCGCAATCTTTAATGAACTAA
- a CDS encoding alpha-glucoside-specific PTS transporter subunit IIBC: MMEKIQRFGGAMFTPVLLFSFSGIMVALCIIFKNPMLVGSIAAEGTTWYAIWSIVENGAWTVFNQMELLFVIGLSIGLAKKANARAAMEAFVVYTTCNYFISSMLEYFGDFFGVNFAADPGGESGLKLIGGIKTLDTGIIGAIFISAIVVFLHNRYFDTKLPDFLGIFQGSSFIVILGFFAMLPIAFLICLIWPKVQQGIGSLQGFLASAGIFGVWLYTFLERILIPTGLHHFIYTPFVYGPAVVEEGITKYWMGHLQEFAQTTTPLKQLFPEGGFALHGNSKIFASPGIAAAFYFTAKPENKQKVLAILIPATLTAVLAGITEPLEFTFLFVSPPLFAVHSLLAATMAATMYGFGVVGDMGGGFIDLLAKVWIPLFQNHKGMIFTQLIIGLAFVLIYFFVFRFLILRFNLATPGREEKTQDVKLYSKKDYKEKQGGSVPVLEGANQYTEQAAVYLDGFGGAENIAKVNNCATRLRITVKDQKLVQADDVFRSGGAHGVVRNGNAFQVIVGLDVPQVREQFETLMDAEN; this comes from the coding sequence ATGATGGAAAAGATTCAGCGCTTTGGAGGGGCGATGTTCACCCCGGTGCTCTTATTTTCATTTTCGGGAATCATGGTTGCTCTTTGTATCATTTTCAAAAACCCGATGCTTGTCGGCAGTATTGCTGCTGAGGGAACCACATGGTATGCAATCTGGAGCATCGTTGAAAATGGTGCTTGGACGGTCTTTAATCAGATGGAATTGCTGTTCGTTATTGGACTATCTATCGGGTTAGCTAAAAAAGCAAATGCGCGTGCAGCGATGGAAGCATTTGTTGTTTATACCACATGTAACTATTTCATTTCATCTATGCTTGAGTATTTCGGCGACTTTTTCGGTGTGAACTTTGCAGCAGACCCAGGAGGAGAAAGCGGGTTGAAGCTGATCGGCGGAATTAAAACCTTGGATACCGGAATTATTGGGGCGATATTCATATCAGCTATTGTTGTCTTTTTACACAACCGTTACTTTGACACGAAATTACCCGATTTTCTAGGAATCTTTCAAGGCTCATCCTTTATCGTTATTTTAGGATTCTTCGCGATGCTGCCGATTGCCTTTCTCATTTGTTTGATCTGGCCGAAAGTCCAGCAAGGGATTGGTTCATTACAAGGCTTTCTAGCTAGTGCCGGAATCTTTGGTGTTTGGCTCTATACATTTTTAGAACGAATACTCATTCCTACGGGGCTGCATCATTTTATTTATACACCTTTTGTGTATGGTCCGGCTGTTGTGGAAGAGGGGATCACCAAATATTGGATGGGTCATTTGCAGGAATTTGCGCAAACAACGACACCATTAAAGCAATTATTCCCAGAGGGCGGTTTCGCCTTGCACGGCAATTCTAAAATATTTGCTTCGCCAGGAATCGCCGCAGCGTTTTATTTTACCGCAAAACCTGAAAACAAGCAAAAAGTATTGGCCATTTTGATACCAGCAACACTAACAGCCGTCTTGGCAGGAATTACAGAACCTTTGGAATTTACTTTCCTATTTGTTTCACCCCCATTATTCGCGGTTCATTCTCTTTTAGCAGCGACAATGGCTGCGACGATGTATGGATTTGGTGTTGTGGGAGACATGGGTGGAGGCTTCATCGACTTATTAGCTAAAGTCTGGATTCCTTTGTTCCAGAATCATAAAGGGATGATTTTCACTCAGTTAATTATCGGTCTTGCGTTTGTCCTGATTTACTTTTTCGTTTTCCGCTTTTTGATTCTACGTTTTAACCTCGCGACCCCAGGGCGTGAAGAAAAGACACAAGACGTTAAGTTGTATTCGAAAAAAGATTACAAAGAAAAACAAGGTGGCAGCGTACCTGTATTAGAAGGTGCGAATCAATATACAGAGCAGGCGGCGGTTTATTTAGATGGATTTGGCGGAGCAGAGAATATCGCCAAGGTCAACAACTGTGCGACGCGCTTGCGGATCACTGTGAAGGATCAAAAGCTCGTCCAAGCGGATGATGTTTTTCGTTCGGGTGGCGCTCATGGCGTCGTTCGTAACGGCAATGCCTTTCAGGTGATCGTCGGCCTAGATGTGCCACAAGTTAGAGAACAATTTGAAACACTGATGGATGCAGAAAATTAA